A part of Acidimicrobiales bacterium genomic DNA contains:
- a CDS encoding LLM class F420-dependent oxidoreductase has protein sequence MRIGVTAFLTDRSMAADDLARAVEARGYDSLYLPEHTHLPVALAVPPALVEGVHLDDYKRSVDPLVSLAAAAAVT, from the coding sequence GTGCGCATCGGCGTCACCGCCTTCCTGACCGACCGGTCCATGGCTGCGGACGACCTCGCCCGCGCCGTGGAGGCACGCGGCTACGACTCGCTCTACCTGCCGGAGCACACGCACCTGCCGGTGGCCCTCGCCGTTCCGCCGGCACTGGTGGAGGGGGTCCACCTCGACGACTACAAGCGCAGTGTCGACCCCCTCGTGTCGCTGGCGGCCGCGGCGGCGGTGACC